The sequence AGCTCCTAGATCGATTGCATCTAGGAGCACACCAGTCAGTCTTTTTTTCTGTCCTTCTTCTTGTCTTTTGTTAGTTGCCGAAGTTTTTGCTGTTCTTTGCGAAGCAACATCTGTTCCCGTTTAATGCGCTCCCGTTCATTACGCAAAGCTAGGCGTTCTTGCCGGAGCCGTTCACGGTTTACTGCCAGTGCTGCTTTTTCATTGCGGAGTTCTTTAAAAAGCGACACAATCATTAAAATGATAATCACAGCAAATGGAAAAGCACCAATGATCGATGCCGTTTGCAGGGCTGCCAAACCTTGTTCGCTCGTTAGCAATAGCACAGCGGCTGTTCCAGAAATAATAACGCCCCACACCAACTTTACCGCATTAGGCGGGTTTAGAAGGCCACCAGTCGTCTGCATACCGAGCACGACCGTGGCCGAGTCGGCTGATGTTACAAAAAAGGAGGCGATTAGAATAACGGTAAGTATGGAAACGAAAAAGGTCAATGGGAATTGCTCAAGCAAGGCAAACAATGCCATTTCTGTGCCGCCTGTTTGCATTTGCCCATAAAGGGCACCTGTTTCGTTTTCAAAAAAGATGCTAGAGCCGCCAAATACGCTAAACCAAAAAGCGCCGAACAAAGACGGCAGTGCGATAACGCCAATGACAAACTCGCGAATTGTGCGCCCCCGTGAAACACGGGCAATAAATGCCCCGACGAAAGGCGACCACGAAATCCACCATGCCCAGTAAAACAATGTCCATTCTTGCACCCAAGAAGATTCTGGGTTATAAACATCCATGCTAAAACTCATGCCAAAAAAATTTTGTGCATAGCTGCCAATGCCTTGTGTAAAAACACCCATTATGTAACTGGTCGGACCGAGAAGCAACACAAAGGCCATTAAAATAATAGCAAGTCGTACATTAAAATTACTTAATATGCGAATGCCTTTGTCGACGCCGGTTGCCGCCGAAATACAAAAGAGAATTGTTACAATAGCAATGACAACCAACTGAAATACATTATCGGAAAACGAATTTAATGCAGGAAACAAATAGCGAAGACCGGCTGTAATTTGTGCGGCTCCGAAACCGAGTGATGTCGCTGTTCCAAAAACGGTCGCGAACACGACAAAGACGTCAATGACCTTGCCAAGCGGCCCTGTAATGCGGTGGCCAATGAGCGGCCGGAATGTCGAGCTAAATAAAGCAGGCTCGTCTTTGCGGTACTGAAAATAGGCGAGTGCCAGCGCCACAACAGCATAGATGGCCCATGGATGGATGCCCCAATGAAAGATCGAATACCGCATCGCCTGGGCAGCTGCATCTTGCGTGCCTGGTGCAGCATCTGGAGGAGCAAAATAATGGGACAGTGGTTCAGCCGCTCCCCAAAAAACAAGACCGATTCCCATGCCGGCTGTAAAAAGAAACGCAAACCATGTCATATAGCTGTATTGAGGTTCCTCTTCAGGTTTACCAAGTTTAATACTTCCATAAGGGCTAAAAATTAAGTAAATGCCCACGCCTACATAAAAAGTGGCAGAGAGCAAATAGAACCAACCAAGTTCAGATGAGATAAAGCCTTGGATGGAGTCCATTACGGTCGCCATATTTTTGGGAAAAAATACTCCCCAAAGGATAAAGGCGCTTGCAATTGCAACAGCCGTTCCAAATACTGAAGTTGTTTGTTTCATTTGTACAATCTCAACCTTTCCTTGTTGTCCACAAGTCGTCATCATACCATAGGATGGCAAACAATCCAAGGGAAGATACGCCGATTTTCATCGCAATCGCTTTATCATACCCGCTTCTTTGGGCGAATAAACGCAATTGATTAAAATAATCGTTTGCTTTACAGTTGTCGAATGAAGGCAGTCTTTGCTAACATGGCTACAACTGAAAGGGGAGGAAGAAACAACATGAAAAAATGGGTGGCAGTTCCCGTCTGCTTGCTCGTGCTAACAGCTTGCGGAAATGAGTCTGATAACTCATCGCAAACGGCGACAGAGGCAAACGAGAGCGAAAGCGACAAAGAGCACGCTATTACAGAAGATGAAAATAGCAGTGAGGATCTTGAAAAGCCAGAAGAAAATGAAGTCGAAGAGCAGGATAGTGAACCTTTATACGAAATCAATTCAAACAGTTGGACAGTAGAGCCGATCGAAGGAACAGACGCTAATGAAAAAGTGGTTCTTCTAACCATTGACGATGCACCTGATGCCTACGGGCTCGAAATGGCGCAAACACTGGAAGAGCTCGACGTACCGGCGATCTTTTTTGTCAATGGCCATTTTATTGAGGATGAAGAGGGGGCAGAAGAACTAAAACAAATTCACGACATGGGTTTTGCGATCGGCAATCATACGATGAGCCATCAAAAGCTTGATGATGTGGAGGAGGAAGTGCAGCAGCAAGAAATTGTTGAACTAAATAACCGGATCGAAGAAGTAATTGGCGAACGCCCCCGTTTTTTCAGGGCGCCTCATGGCATTAATACGGAGTATTCCCGTAGTCTGGTTGAGGAAGAAGGCATGACGAATATGAACTGGACTTATGGGTACGATTGGGAAAGCGAATACCAGAGCGAAGAAGCCATCGCCGACATTATGGTCCATACTGAACTTCTTACCAATGGCGCTAATTTGTTAATGCACGACCGTGAATGGACGGCAGGCGCTCTTGAAGAAATTGTGACTGGCTTGCGAGACAAAGGTTATGACTTTGTTGACCCAGCACAATTAAACTAACTCTCAAGCCACCCGAACTGGGTGGCTTATTTATTTTTAATGTGACATGCTAAATAGCCTTGACGAAATAAATGAGCCATACTATTATGAACATAAGCGATAGAAAGCGATTTCAACCTAATGAAGAGGAGCGATGCAAGTGGGTACA is a genomic window of Shouchella clausii containing:
- a CDS encoding BCCT family transporter codes for the protein MKQTTSVFGTAVAIASAFILWGVFFPKNMATVMDSIQGFISSELGWFYLLSATFYVGVGIYLIFSPYGSIKLGKPEEEPQYSYMTWFAFLFTAGMGIGLVFWGAAEPLSHYFAPPDAAPGTQDAAAQAMRYSIFHWGIHPWAIYAVVALALAYFQYRKDEPALFSSTFRPLIGHRITGPLGKVIDVFVVFATVFGTATSLGFGAAQITAGLRYLFPALNSFSDNVFQLVVIAIVTILFCISAATGVDKGIRILSNFNVRLAIILMAFVLLLGPTSYIMGVFTQGIGSYAQNFFGMSFSMDVYNPESSWVQEWTLFYWAWWISWSPFVGAFIARVSRGRTIREFVIGVIALPSLFGAFWFSVFGGSSIFFENETGALYGQMQTGGTEMALFALLEQFPLTFFVSILTVILIASFFVTSADSATVVLGMQTTGGLLNPPNAVKLVWGVIISGTAAVLLLTSEQGLAALQTASIIGAFPFAVIIILMIVSLFKELRNEKAALAVNRERLRQERLALRNERERIKREQMLLRKEQQKLRQLTKDKKKDRKKD
- a CDS encoding polysaccharide deacetylase family protein, yielding MKKWVAVPVCLLVLTACGNESDNSSQTATEANESESDKEHAITEDENSSEDLEKPEENEVEEQDSEPLYEINSNSWTVEPIEGTDANEKVVLLTIDDAPDAYGLEMAQTLEELDVPAIFFVNGHFIEDEEGAEELKQIHDMGFAIGNHTMSHQKLDDVEEEVQQQEIVELNNRIEEVIGERPRFFRAPHGINTEYSRSLVEEEGMTNMNWTYGYDWESEYQSEEAIADIMVHTELLTNGANLLMHDREWTAGALEEIVTGLRDKGYDFVDPAQLN